A genome region from Arachis duranensis cultivar V14167 chromosome 6, aradu.V14167.gnm2.J7QH, whole genome shotgun sequence includes the following:
- the LOC107493853 gene encoding uncharacterized protein LOC107493853 yields the protein MAKKSKKIIPIDCIPKLSQQPRSSPPKRRTDFSVFVTTSSSASSSAFSNRGSSPDSSSGEERLSSFITSILREKRKAVKNFHESTMVRGSNYQEGTAVCSSESFDVPTMEYDSAVQDEGLGQSSNNRDTSNGKVYICKMSKSIPHETSVSDSSSLALTPGTVIWARTTCQTWWPAEIMEERSALSKPVSDGQVLVQFYGNHSSVWIDPMTDISTFEDCFQERCSNPSKDFQEALKQAIQKKEQLSSSPNSSSDISAHSDQKVGSSDDKWTSPTSSRTMSDAVEKRRGNRERKRKVHFDEVRCPMKPERKLRRLKIMRLLGLAPPAGSPFCQ from the exons ATGGCTAAGAAGAGCAAAAAGATTATCCCAATTGATTGCATACCAAAGCTTTCTCAACAGCCTAGAAGCTCACCTCCCAAACGCCGCACTGATTTCTCTGTCTTCGTCaccacttcttcttctgcttcttcttctgcctTTTCTAACCGAG GTTCATCACCGGATTCATCTTCTGGTGAAGAGAGATTGTCAAGTTTCATTACAAGCATTTTACGGGAAAAGAGAAAGGCAGTGAAAAATTTTCATGAAAGTACAATGGTTCGGGGCAGCAATTACCAGGAGGGTACAGCAGTGTGTTCATCTGAGTCTTTTGATGTCCCAACTATGGAATATGATTCAGCTGTGCAAGATGAAGGTCTTGGTCAAAGCAGCAACAATAG GGACACTAGTAATGGAAAAGTTTATATTTGCAAGATGTCAAAATCTATCCCTCATGAAACATCTGTCAGTGATAGTAGTTCTCTTGCTTTAACCCCTGGAACTGTGATATGGGCGAGAACAACTTGCCAAACATGGTGGCCAGCTGAG ATCATGGAAGAAAGATCTGCATTATCTAAGCCTGTCAGTGATGGACAAGTTTTAGTTCAGTTTTATGGAAATCATTCCAG TGTCTGGATTGATCCAATGACAGATATTTCAACGTTTGAGGAT TGTTTTCAGGAACGGTGCAGTAACCCTTCAAAAGATTTTCAAGAAGCTCTGAAACAG GCCATACAGAAGAAGGAACAACTCAGTTCTAGCCCAAACTCAAGTTCTGATATATCTGCTCATTCTGATCAGAAAGTTGGTTCATCAGATG ATAAATGGACTTCACCAACCTCGAGTAGAACAATGAGTGATGCTGTAGAGAAAAGAAGGGGGAATAGGGAACGGAAGCGCAAAGTTCATTTTGAT GAGGTGAGATGTCCAATGAAACCAGAACGGAAACTTCGTCGGTTGAAGATAATGCGGTTGTTGGGCCTTGCACCTCCTGCTGGTTCTCCATTTTGCcagtaa